In Manis pentadactyla isolate mManPen7 chromosome 8, mManPen7.hap1, whole genome shotgun sequence, the following are encoded in one genomic region:
- the PWWP2B gene encoding PWWP domain-containing protein 2B isoform X1, translating into MEPRAGCRLPARVEQVVNGALLVTVSCGGRSFAGILLDCTKKSGLFGLPSAPLAQPKDAPVNGCHGLAPAEGDTEAMRPGLGPPLPPCGDQPLETVGPETPPALVPLLAPGSLPPFPPYFEGAPFPPPLWLRNTYQQWVPQPPPRTIKRTRRRLTRNRDPGRLALSPIRLRPRQVLCEKCKSTLSPPEASPGTPAPRPRRSPGPLGEACRPEGPQGRGNLAAEAAARRGKRDRPDGDRARVPRSPAIKISYSTPQGTGEVVEIPSRVHGSLEPFCPPRALHSSGQDPAVPRDRPPGGPSASIPKLKLARPGPPGADLPPPKIRLKPRHLGAGEREPVYRAELVEELNGRRRGPRASSPGVLADGAHSGLVDLSSGSSGEDDSVRRCPQGTRGSDSLAFLTTCPRTEMDRASESVWSSDSLDESRSTSSEVTSLDTCDLLSGDGVSAPSLSRDTQQTVPPLTVRLHTQSVSKCVTEDGRTVAVGDVVWGKIHGFPWWPARVLDISLSQKEDGEPSWQEAKVSWFGSPTTSFLSVSKLSPFSEFFKLRFNRKKRGLYRRAITEAADAVRHAAPEIRQLLTQFET; encoded by the coding sequence GTCTGGCCTCTTCGGCCTCCCATCAGCTCCGCTGGCCCAGCCCAAGGACGCCCCTGTCAACGGCTGCCATGGCCTGGCCCCAGCAGAGGGGGACACAGAGGCGATGCGGCCGGGGCTGGGGCCCCCGCTGCCTCCCTGTGGGGACCAGCCCCTCGAGACTGTGGGCCCCGAGACGCCCCCAGCCCTCGTGCCACTGCTGGCCCCCGGAAGCTTGCCTCCGTTCCCGCCGTACTTCGAAGGCGCCCCTTTCCCTCCCCCGCTCTGGCTGAGAAACACGTACCAGCAGTGGGTGCCGCAGCCACCGCCCAGGACCATCAAGAGGACTCGGCGACGCCTGACCCGCAACCGGGACCCGGGCCGACTGGCCCTGAGCCCCATCCGCCTGCGGCCGCGCCAAGTACTCTGCGAGAAGTGCAAGAGCACCCTGAGTCCCCCGGAAGCCAGCCCCGGGACCCCGGCCCCCCGGCCCCGTAGGAGCCCTGGCCCCCTCGGGGAGGCCTGCAGGCCCGAGGGCCCGCAGGGCAGAGGCAACTTGGCGGCCGAGGCGGCTGCAAGGAGGGGCAAGAGGGATCGGCCGGACGGGGACAGGGCCCGGGTGCCCAGGAGCCCGGCCATCAAGATCTCATACAGCACCCCGCAAGGCACAGGCGAGGTGGTGGAGATCCCCTCCCGTGTGCACGGCTCCCTGGAGCCCTTCTGTCCCCCGCGGGCCCTGCACAGCAGCGGCCAGGACCCTGCGGTCCCGAGGGACAGGCCACCCGGCGGGCCCTCTGCCTCCATCCCAAAGCTGAAGCTGGCGCGGCCTGGGCCCCCGGGCGCCGACCTGCCGCCCCCCAAGATCCGCCTGAAACCCCGCCACCTGGGGGCTGGTGAGCGGGAGCCGGTCTACAGGGCTGAGCTGGTGGAGGAGCTCAATGGCCGCAGGCGAGGCCCCCGGGCCAGCTCGCCCGGCGTCCTTGCCGACGGCGCCCACAGCGGGCTGGTGGACTTGTCTTCCGGGAGTTCTGGCGAGGACGACAGCGTCAGGAGGTGCCCCCAGGGCACACGTGGGAGCGACAGCCTGGCTTTCCTCACCACCTGCCCTCGGACGGAGATGGATCGTGCCAGTGAGTCAGTGTGGAGCAGCGACAGCCTCGACGAGTCCAGATCGACCAGCTCAGAAGTCACGTCACTGGACACGTGTGACCTCTTGTCTGGTGACGGGGTGTCTGCTCCGTCCTTGTCCAGGGACACCCAGCAGACAGTCCCGCCACTCACAGTCAGGCTGCACACACAGAGCGTCTCCAAGTGTGTCACAGAGGACGGAAGGACGGTGGCCGTGGGGGATGTCGTGTGGGGCAAGATCCATGGTTTCCCTTGGTGGCCAGCGCGTGTCCTTGACATCAGCCTCAGCCAGAAGGAGGACGGGGAGCCCTCTTGGCAAGAGGCAAAAGTCTCATGGTTTGGTTCTCCAACTACATCATTCTTGTCTGTTTCAAAactctcccctttctctgaatttTTCAAACTGAGATTTAACCGTAAGAAGAGGGGGTTGTATCGGAGAGCCATCACAGAGGCCGCAGATGCCGTGCGACACGCGGCCCCGGAAATAAGGCAGCTCTTAACCCAGTTTGAAACATAA
- the PWWP2B gene encoding PWWP domain-containing protein 2B isoform X2, with amino-acid sequence MRPGLGPPLPPCGDQPLETVGPETPPALVPLLAPGSLPPFPPYFEGAPFPPPLWLRNTYQQWVPQPPPRTIKRTRRRLTRNRDPGRLALSPIRLRPRQVLCEKCKSTLSPPEASPGTPAPRPRRSPGPLGEACRPEGPQGRGNLAAEAAARRGKRDRPDGDRARVPRSPAIKISYSTPQGTGEVVEIPSRVHGSLEPFCPPRALHSSGQDPAVPRDRPPGGPSASIPKLKLARPGPPGADLPPPKIRLKPRHLGAGEREPVYRAELVEELNGRRRGPRASSPGVLADGAHSGLVDLSSGSSGEDDSVRRCPQGTRGSDSLAFLTTCPRTEMDRASESVWSSDSLDESRSTSSEVTSLDTCDLLSGDGVSAPSLSRDTQQTVPPLTVRLHTQSVSKCVTEDGRTVAVGDVVWGKIHGFPWWPARVLDISLSQKEDGEPSWQEAKVSWFGSPTTSFLSVSKLSPFSEFFKLRFNRKKRGLYRRAITEAADAVRHAAPEIRQLLTQFET; translated from the coding sequence ATGCGGCCGGGGCTGGGGCCCCCGCTGCCTCCCTGTGGGGACCAGCCCCTCGAGACTGTGGGCCCCGAGACGCCCCCAGCCCTCGTGCCACTGCTGGCCCCCGGAAGCTTGCCTCCGTTCCCGCCGTACTTCGAAGGCGCCCCTTTCCCTCCCCCGCTCTGGCTGAGAAACACGTACCAGCAGTGGGTGCCGCAGCCACCGCCCAGGACCATCAAGAGGACTCGGCGACGCCTGACCCGCAACCGGGACCCGGGCCGACTGGCCCTGAGCCCCATCCGCCTGCGGCCGCGCCAAGTACTCTGCGAGAAGTGCAAGAGCACCCTGAGTCCCCCGGAAGCCAGCCCCGGGACCCCGGCCCCCCGGCCCCGTAGGAGCCCTGGCCCCCTCGGGGAGGCCTGCAGGCCCGAGGGCCCGCAGGGCAGAGGCAACTTGGCGGCCGAGGCGGCTGCAAGGAGGGGCAAGAGGGATCGGCCGGACGGGGACAGGGCCCGGGTGCCCAGGAGCCCGGCCATCAAGATCTCATACAGCACCCCGCAAGGCACAGGCGAGGTGGTGGAGATCCCCTCCCGTGTGCACGGCTCCCTGGAGCCCTTCTGTCCCCCGCGGGCCCTGCACAGCAGCGGCCAGGACCCTGCGGTCCCGAGGGACAGGCCACCCGGCGGGCCCTCTGCCTCCATCCCAAAGCTGAAGCTGGCGCGGCCTGGGCCCCCGGGCGCCGACCTGCCGCCCCCCAAGATCCGCCTGAAACCCCGCCACCTGGGGGCTGGTGAGCGGGAGCCGGTCTACAGGGCTGAGCTGGTGGAGGAGCTCAATGGCCGCAGGCGAGGCCCCCGGGCCAGCTCGCCCGGCGTCCTTGCCGACGGCGCCCACAGCGGGCTGGTGGACTTGTCTTCCGGGAGTTCTGGCGAGGACGACAGCGTCAGGAGGTGCCCCCAGGGCACACGTGGGAGCGACAGCCTGGCTTTCCTCACCACCTGCCCTCGGACGGAGATGGATCGTGCCAGTGAGTCAGTGTGGAGCAGCGACAGCCTCGACGAGTCCAGATCGACCAGCTCAGAAGTCACGTCACTGGACACGTGTGACCTCTTGTCTGGTGACGGGGTGTCTGCTCCGTCCTTGTCCAGGGACACCCAGCAGACAGTCCCGCCACTCACAGTCAGGCTGCACACACAGAGCGTCTCCAAGTGTGTCACAGAGGACGGAAGGACGGTGGCCGTGGGGGATGTCGTGTGGGGCAAGATCCATGGTTTCCCTTGGTGGCCAGCGCGTGTCCTTGACATCAGCCTCAGCCAGAAGGAGGACGGGGAGCCCTCTTGGCAAGAGGCAAAAGTCTCATGGTTTGGTTCTCCAACTACATCATTCTTGTCTGTTTCAAAactctcccctttctctgaatttTTCAAACTGAGATTTAACCGTAAGAAGAGGGGGTTGTATCGGAGAGCCATCACAGAGGCCGCAGATGCCGTGCGACACGCGGCCCCGGAAATAAGGCAGCTCTTAACCCAGTTTGAAACATAA